The Burkholderia cepacia genomic interval GCAAACCCAATAACGACAAGGGTTTCAAAGATTTTCATCGGTATTTCGCCGAATGAATCATCGACTGCACGTTTTTTGACCAGCGCCAACCGGACAGGATACGCAGTGCGGTCCGCCCGTGCGCCGCCCCGTTGGCTTTTTCCAACGGCGCGCCGGCCCAGTCCGCGCAATCCCTTGCCAGGCTTGGCTGCCACGTTTTTTGTTTCGCATGACCGACCGACTTGTTCCCGCCACGTTCGCCATCCGCGACGACGGCACGCTCGTGTCGCCCGAGTTCGGCGACATCTATCACAACGTCGCGGGCGCGCTCGCGCAGGCGAACCACGTGTCCGTCGCGGGCAACCGGCTGCCGGCGCGCTGGCAAGGCCGCCGCACGTTCACGATCGTCGAGACGGGGTTCGGCACGGGCGCCAACTTCCTCGCGACCTGGGCTGCGTGGCGCGAGGATCCCGCACGCTGCGAGCGGCTGCATTTCGTGTCGGTCGAGAAGCATCCGTTCTCGCGCGACGACTTGCGCCGCGCCGCATCGCACATGGTTGCGCAGACAACGACATCGGCGGACGTCGACGCGCTCGCCGATGCGTGGCCGACGCTCGTGCCGGGTCTGCACCGGCTCGAATTCGACGACGGGCGGGTCGTGCTCACGCTCGTGTTCGGCGATGCGCTCGCGATGCTGCCGAAACTCGTCGCGCGCGCCGATGCGTTTTATCTGGACGGTTTCGCGCCGGCGAAAAACCCGGACATGTGGTCGGCCGACGTGTTCCGCGCACTCGGACGTCTCGCCGCCGAAGACGCGACGTTCGCGACGTATTCGAGTTCGGGCGTCGTGAAACTGGCGCTCACCGACGCGGGTTTCACGTATCGCAAGGTCGACGGGTTTGCCGGCAAGTTCGTGATGCTCGCCGGCGAATACGCGCCGCGCTGGCAGATGCGCCGCCACGAGCCGCCGCGTGCGCTGCCGGTCGACACGCGCCGCGCGATCGTCATCGGTGCGGGCCTGGCGGGCTGCGCGGTCGTCGAACGCCTCGCCGCGCGCGGCTGGGAGGTCACGCTGATCGAGCGGCACGACCGGATCGCGAGCGAGGCGTCGGGCAATCCGGCCGGCGTATTCCATCCGCTGATGACCCGCGACGACAACGTCGCAAGCCGGCTCACGCGCGGCGGCTTCCTGCACGCGATCGCACGCTGGCGCGCGCTCGAACGCGCGGGCCATGCATTCGCGCGCAGCACGCGCGGCATGATTCATCTTGCCGAATCGGCCGATGACTTCGCGCGGATGCGCGCGGCCTTCGACGCGCTCGGCGTGCCGCCGGACTATGCGCGGCTGCTGAACGTCGACGAAGCGCGCGCGCGCCTGTCGCTGCCGGTCGCGCACGGCGGCCTGCTGTTTCCGCACGGCGGCGCGGTGCGGCCGGCCGAGTTGTCCACCGCGCAGTGCGCGGCGGCCGGTGAGCGCGTGCGGATCCTGACACGCACCGAAGTCGCGCGGCTCGAACGGCACGGCGCCGACTGGCGCGCGCTCGACGCCGCCGGCCGGACGCTCGCGCAAGCGCCGGCCGTCGTGCTCGCGAATGCCGGCGACGCCGCGCGCCTCGCCGGGCTGCAGCATGTCGCGCTGCAACCGGTGCGCGGCCAGCTCACGTTGCTGCCCCCCGGCAGCACGGCACCGCTGCCGTGCCCGGCGATCGGCGACGGTTACGCGGTACCGCTCGACGACGGCACGCTGCTGATCGGCGCAACGTTCGAGCCCGACGACGTCGATCCCGCGATGCGCGCGGCCGGTCACGCCGAAAACCTCGAGCGGGTCCGGCGCCTGCTCCCGGGCCTGATCGGCGACGCGCCCGGCGTCGGCGCACTGCGCGGCCGCGTGGCGTTCCGCTGGGTCGTCGGCGATCGTCTGCCGCTCATCGGCCCGCTCGCGGACGAAGCGCACGCGCTCACCCACGCGAAGGCGCTGAGCGGTGCGCAGGCGCGCGACCTGCCGCGCATGCCCGGACTCTACGGCGCATTCGGCTTCGGTTCGCGCGGCCTCGTATGGGCGGCACTCGGCGCCGAACTGATCGCATCGCAACTCGAAGGCGAGCCGTGGCCGCTCGAACGCGAACTCGCCGATGCCGTCGACCCCGCACGCTTCCTGATCCGCGCGCTGCGCGCCCGACAGGTGGGCGCGACCAACTGACGCGCCGCGCATCCGCATCCACATCACAGTGATCGCAGTTCGTCGCGCGATGTTATCCACGTTCACCTGTGGATAACCGCGCGGAATCCGCGCGCACTTCGTGTGCAATCACAGTGGACGTAAACTGGGCAACTCGGCACAGCTGGGAGACGGCCCGAAAGTTGCTCAATCGAAACTTCTGTGCACGAACAGCCTGTGCAACGGGTTATGGACTCTCCAACACCTTGATCCGTCGACGTAAACCGAAGTTATCCACAGAACTGTGCGCGCCTTGTTAACTTCTACTACGTATATATACAAGTAAACCTTTGAACCCAAAGGCAAGCCCGCCCGCTGGACGGCCTGTCTGCCAGGCAATCGGTTCCAGACCGAAAAAGCTGTGGCACAATCGGTTTCCTTCGCGTTCATCCGGCCAGGCGCCGGACATGCTTCAATGG includes:
- the mnmC gene encoding bifunctional tRNA (5-methylaminomethyl-2-thiouridine)(34)-methyltransferase MnmD/FAD-dependent 5-carboxymethylaminomethyl-2-thiouridine(34) oxidoreductase MnmC, with the protein product MTDRLVPATFAIRDDGTLVSPEFGDIYHNVAGALAQANHVSVAGNRLPARWQGRRTFTIVETGFGTGANFLATWAAWREDPARCERLHFVSVEKHPFSRDDLRRAASHMVAQTTTSADVDALADAWPTLVPGLHRLEFDDGRVVLTLVFGDALAMLPKLVARADAFYLDGFAPAKNPDMWSADVFRALGRLAAEDATFATYSSSGVVKLALTDAGFTYRKVDGFAGKFVMLAGEYAPRWQMRRHEPPRALPVDTRRAIVIGAGLAGCAVVERLAARGWEVTLIERHDRIASEASGNPAGVFHPLMTRDDNVASRLTRGGFLHAIARWRALERAGHAFARSTRGMIHLAESADDFARMRAAFDALGVPPDYARLLNVDEARARLSLPVAHGGLLFPHGGAVRPAELSTAQCAAAGERVRILTRTEVARLERHGADWRALDAAGRTLAQAPAVVLANAGDAARLAGLQHVALQPVRGQLTLLPPGSTAPLPCPAIGDGYAVPLDDGTLLIGATFEPDDVDPAMRAAGHAENLERVRRLLPGLIGDAPGVGALRGRVAFRWVVGDRLPLIGPLADEAHALTHAKALSGAQARDLPRMPGLYGAFGFGSRGLVWAALGAELIASQLEGEPWPLERELADAVDPARFLIRALRARQVGATN